The sequence below is a genomic window from Entelurus aequoreus isolate RoL-2023_Sb linkage group LG15, RoL_Eaeq_v1.1, whole genome shotgun sequence.
ATAGTCACTGACACAGAAGTTGCCCCTCCCGTAACTATCCATCCAGATGTGACCCCTTTGGACAATGACTCTACTGACATGTCCCCTCCTGACAATATCCCCACAGACGTTGCTCCTCCTGACAAAGACCTTCAACAAGACATTGACCCCCCGGACACTGATGCTCCTGAGACAGCCATTCTTGACACTGACTTTCTGAACAGTGACGTTCCAGGCCCTTTAGCTCCAGCAATTTGCACACAACCTGGCCGTTATGGTCTCAGGGACCGTAGTTCCATTAACCCTCCACAACGCCTGATATGTCAGATGAATAAGCAAGTAGTAGATGAAGATTCTGTGTCCACAGTATCAGTTAGTACCTTGTTTAAGTTCTTTAGAGATGCAATTTCAGTTTGAGTTATGAAAGTATTTGACCAAAGAAGAGTCTAGGTAGTACTTAAAGCTATAGGAATAACATTTTGCATTTCAGAGGTGTAACAGGCATCTCTGAGTCTGTGTTTAGTTAGGAGATTGATCACCTTCTTTCTTTCCACACTCCTTTTTGAGAGAGTTTTAGAACTGACATGCACAACAGTTTTGTTCATAGtaatgcacttatttttttttgtttttgtctcaaGTGTTGCACTCCTAAATTTAGCAGAATTTCAGGGGGGTGTATGtaacgggtataagaaatactttgattatttgagtgaaattccggctaaaatatgtatattggtttgttatgcaatgagaggtccaattgcgccatctgctggtacctgaaaagtctgtagatatgaccgcaaaccggaagctattagtagacttcctgttctctgctaatggTAAGACATGTTTTGATATTGCTCTGCAACATATTATAAATTACACTAAAGCTAACGTGAGAGTTATTGTAAGATACACGGTTATTTAATGGCAGTTGGaatgctatgttgtggaattttcgttttgaattggttgttgctcacgtcagatgtcctactattttgcactgaagtcgatattattttccccctgtagacatcgaaagcagcagaggtgctaaccacatattgtgtgtatgtgctctctgatcactcattgcaggtaataattgttgcactatgtgcgttttacgtgtcaagacgttcatatttaaatttgtattgttcGCCATTTTAACATGGGAACAACGTGGTCTGTCATATTCGCTAGTCACCATTTAGAGGGTGTTAAAAGTCCATTTaattatttgtgtcatgtttgtattttgtatttttctatgctctatttcataaatatataaaaaaggatgatgttggttaaaaaccaagttaaaaatatgttgtattgaattaattgtaataccattaaagataaaagcaagttaagaccactatacgatcacacacGAAGAAAAAGTATACAGTTAAAAACCATTGTATTAagttacatctgtaattgcatttcatgtaattgtgaaaatatgaaaatgttatgtacttgagtagacttcctgttctctgctaatgacatcgaaagcagcagaggtgctaaccacatattgtgtgtatgtgcgttctgatcactcattgcagctaccagtaaagaaccacatcatccaatccagcctgtgtgtgggttcttggcgGGACGGGTACACAGCAGTTACATATATATGgacacaataatatatatatatatatatatatatatatatatatatatatatatatatatatatatatatatatatatatatatatatatatatatatatatatatatatatatatatatatatatatatacatatatatatatatatatatatatatatatatatatacatatatatatatatatatatgtatatatatatatatatacatatatatatatatatatacatatacatatatatatatatacatatatacatatacgtatatatatatatatatatatatatatatatatatatatatatatatatatatatatacatatatatatatatatatatatatatatatatatacatatatatatatatatatatatatatacatacatatatatatatatatatatatatatatatacatacatatatatatatatatatatatatatatatatatatatatatatatatatatatatatatacatatatatatatatatacatatatatatatatatatatatatatacatatatatatatatatacatatatatatatatatatatatatatatatatatatatatatatatatatatatatatatatatatacatatatatacatatacatatatatatatatatgtatatatatatatatggacacaataatatatatatatatatatatatatatatatatatatatatatatatatatatatatatatatatatatatatatatatatatatatatatatatatatatatatatatatatatacacacacacacacacatatatagtcaaggtttctgtggtttatccgttatacagtgctcaaaaccggggtagagcggaatatccgTTagggtatttttattttgtgtttttttctgacctaacgtatatatacatatatacatacatatatacagtacatatatacatatatatactgtatatatgattatatactgttataataatataatggatatataactaataattattagatttttttatatatattagatTTTAATAGTATGTGAAAATTCGACCCctatcttgtttacttccgtgaagaCCTCAAAGTTTTTAATCAATCagcaatatcaagcagctaaaatgcaccaaacatggataaatgtggagagtgtgttttgcatttttcccagctTCCCTTGAATTGGATATTAATGAGTGTAGTTTAGAATTTTATGGCTGATAGgagttattttttaataatatgtttttataatatccacaaagttcaatgagcagcatgtgttatgtgtgaccatgtttgttgaaattttgtgctggttgaattcaTTTTTctgcatcatgactagggaaggttgtttggattaggtAATATAAGTAAATGCCGTGCACACATTTACGAAGATGTACAATTAAAGGCCACTGACTTGAGTTACTTTCATTGGCCACCAGATGGTGACAAAATGGCAGCTATCAAGCCAGTGACATATTTGTAAATTATAAGAAAACACTGCGCTGCGAAATTGTTTATTGGACTCGTGCTGTCTCACGGGCCAAGTTGAAGACACCAACGGGtcgcatttggcccgcgggccgtagttttaaCTAATATAGAATGTACACTTTACTTCAACATTATCGTCCAGCAACCCAAATGAAGCAAAGATAAGTGCATCTTGCCTACAGTCAACAGCGGTAGCAACACGAGTGTTGTGGAGCTGTGGTTCATTAACGAGAAAGACACAtctgaacatgtatcgtgacacTGTAAAAGTATTCCTCACATTGTTACTTTCTTTCCAAAGGCGCTACGAGACAGCAACAAAATCTGGGGCATCATTGCAAAAACAGCCATCAATCAAGACGGACAATCCGTGTCACCAATCACCAAGCCCTCCTTGCATCAACAACAAGAGCTGCTGCAGAGAATCTACTCTCAGTGCGAGCTCGCCACTGTCCAGTACATTGAGGCTCATGGGACTGGAACTCCGGTTGGCGATCCGACAGAATTGGCTAGCATCTCGAACATCATCGCCCAAGCCAAACATCGCGGTCCAGAGACTCTGTGGATCGGTTCTGTTAAAGGGAACATTGGACATACTGAATCTGCTGCAGGGGTAGCTGGTCTCATCAAGGTGCTCCTAATGATGAGGCACGAGACCATTGTTCCTTCTGTTTTCTACTCCAAAGAGTGTCCTGTCATAGACACGACGAGAATGAGTGTTCCCACTAAAGCCGAGAGGTGGTGGACCAATGGGAAGCGGGTGGCCGGGATTAACAGCTTTGGCTTTGGAGGCACGAATGCACATGTCATTGTCAGAGAGCATAGAGAGGTTACTAGTCCTTCGCAGATCCCAAAAGATGGTCAAAGACTTTTTGTAACATCCGCTGCCTCAGAGAAATCCTTGATCCGAACCCTTGCCGATACACGACAGATGCTTCTCAGCGGCCATGCAGCTGACGTGCTGGCGTTGTGTTACACATCAGCTTGTGGGAGGAGTCACAGAAAGCACAAGTACAGGAAGGCGATCCTCACATCATCCCTGTTGGATTTGCAGCATCAGCTGGCTGCGGTAAAAGCAGAGGTGGAGTGTACAAAGTCAAACAGGAAGGTTGTGTTTGTGTTTAGCGGAAACGGTGTTGCTTTCAGGGGTATGTGCAAAGAGCTTTTTCTGAGAGTTCCTGTCTTCCAAGACAAGGTGAGAGAAGTGGAGATTCTCTTCCAGAAACACTATAATGTCAGAATCAGTCAATGGTTTACTAGTGAGTGTGACACTGACAATCTAAGCCAGCCAGATGTTGTCCAACCTCTACTTTTCGCTGCTCAAGTCGCCATTACCTCCCTTCTGAAGCACTGGGGTGTCCAACCTGACATGGTGCTCGGACACTCCCTGGGAGAGGTCGCTGCGGCTCACTGCTCGGGCCTCTTATCTCTGGAGGACGCAGTCAAAGTGGTTTACCAGCGCAGTAGCCTTCAAAGTAGGGTCACTGTCGGAAAGATGCTTGTTGTCAGCAATATTGCTGTGCAAAAGGTGTTAAGAATCCTTACGAACTTCTCTGGGAGTGTTTGCGTGGCTGCCTTCAACAGCCCGCTGTCTTGCACTTTGTCAGGGGATGCAGACGTTGTTGCTGTCCTCTATGAGAAGCTGAAGATGATGTACACAAATGAGAATATATTTCTTCATTTCCTAGATGTTCCAGCAGCTTACCACAGTAATTTAATGGATTCTATCCTAGAGGACGTTCAAAGAACTTTAGATTATTTGGTCATCAACAAGATGGAGTGCAAACTGTTTTCCACTGTGACAGGGCATGAGTGTGGGCATGGCGACTTTGCAACAGGTACCTACTGGGCAAAGAACATCAGGGAACCAGTTCTGTTTGAGCAAACCCTGCGTGCAGTCGCTATGGATAAACTATCAGGGAGGAACATGGTCTTCGTGGAGATTGGACCCCGCAAGGCTCTCCAAAGGAACATACTGGAGACTCTGGGGTATGACTCTATTGTTCTGTCCTCTGTTGAACCACTAAGAGAATATGAAACCATCTTGTCCACTGTGGGGAAACTATTCGAGCTGGGCGTCAACATGCACTGGCAGGAGATCTACAGTGGCTGTGAAACGCCACCTACAGTTTTCCCGGTGTATCACTTTGATAACGTAAAGAAAGAACTGTATTTTGAGGATGTCAGAAATGGAAGTGAATCTCCTTCCTGTTCCCCACATTTGCTTGAATCCCAAATGGCACAGAACAACGAATACAAATGCAGCCTCTCGGTGGAAACGGCGGCATATCTGTGGGAGCACAAATACAATGGCGTCGCTATTGTACCCGGCGCCTTCTTCGTGGCGCTGGCATTCACCTCCTTGATGGCACATTTGAAGCCAAAGAAGCCCGTTTCCTTTCTCCAGATCAGTGTGACATTTCTCAAGCTGCTTCACGCTGACAATCACCAACTAATAGTAACATTTGCAGAAAATGAGTTTACAATCCGTTCCCCTGCCGCCACCCATGCTTCAGGTACTTTCAGGTGCACTGAGCATCAAGTTTTCATAGAGGAACCCAGCATTCATCCAGAGAGGATCTTAAAAAGGTGCACTTTGGTTGTAAAGACAAATCAGATCTACTCCATTCTTTCTAGAGCGGGATTGGACTATGGCTCTGTGTTCAAACACCTCCACAATGTGTATTTTGGGGATGAATTCAAAGAGGCCATGACAAGAATTAAAGTACCCCAAGACCTCCTCAAGCATATTCACGACTATTTCTTACACCCTGTGCTCTTGGACTACTTCATGCAAATGACTGCAGTGGTAGCCATGAGGTCTCTCACAGCCAAGCAAGGCCTCCCCTCCGCCATTGGCAGTGTTGTCATTTCAGGACCAGCGCAAGAGGACATGTTCATTTACATGCGGGCAACTCGGGAGACTCCAAACTTCCTTGAAGTGTGCGGTTGCTTTGCGGGCAAAGGCGGAGAGGTACTTGTGGAACTTAGGGATGTCAGGATCACGTTCATTGGCAATTGCTCACCTGTTCTACAGTCAGTGTTTTTCCACAATGAAATGATTCCAATCCCAGTTGAGACGAGTTGTGATTGGAAGATAAGGGCGTTAGTTTTTGCAGACAAGCTGGGCATCGCTGAAGCACTTAGGCCATATTTGCATCCAGAGTCCCTCACAGTGGAGGACAGAGAAGACTCAAGCCAACTAAGAGATGTAGTTCTACATTCACTTGACAGCAACTTGAGGGATTTTCTCTTCATTTGGGCAGCAGATGATCTTAGTAACTTATCATCTGATAGGACACTGGAGCGCCTGGTGACTTGCTGCGAGTTATTCCGGCAGGTTGTTCTAACCTTGAAAGAGGGCGGTCATTCTTGCATGGTCCGTGTTATCACCTACAGGTCCTCAGAGAAAATGGTGGACTGCGTAAGCGCTGGTTTTGTGCTCGCCGGCATGACAAGAGCTTGTGCAGCAGAAATACCCGCCATCTCTTTTCAGGTGATTGATTTGACATCTCTGACCAGAGAGGACATTGAATGTCTAGTTGGCGTCATTAATGTCTGTAAACAACAAGAAGTCATTGTTGGTCAAGGGAAGGTGTccacaatgaagataacttgtaCTCCCACGGTGGACAAAGTGTCTTTAAAGTGTGACAGACGCTCAGTGAAAGATTTTGTCCTCCAGACATGTCATCCGTACAGACTAGAAGGTTTGACGGCCACCCCTCATGACATGAGTGACAACCCCGTCCCTCGGGGATCCATTGAAGTTCAGATCACCAATGTTTGTGTGCATTCATCTGATTACTTCCCCGTCACCATTTCACAGCTGTATTTTGGAGAGACGCTATACTGGAACAACCGTGCACACCACCATCACACACTTCTAGCTCTTGATTTTAGCGGCGTAGTGACTGCTGTCGGGAAGGACGCACGCGGCATAAAAGCAGGAGACCGTGTTGCATCATGTTACCCGACTTTGGCAACGACAAGGGTTGTTGTTCCTGATTCTTTGTGTTATGACATCAAGACGCTCCCGTTTCTGGAGGAAACTCCAATTGTGTCTTTCTTCATCCTGGCGAGGGAGATTCTGCAGAGAGCTTTTCCCGCTTTGAAagcacaacaacaaaataaaatgtcaatCATCACGCCAAATTTAGCCTCCATTTTCCTGAAAGTTTTAGCGTTGACGGCAAACCGATCAGGCTGGAATGTGTCCTGTTCGCCACATTTGACGAGGGAAGCCTCTGATCCATGCCAAGCTTTTGTGTTCTTGCCTCCCGTTGACAACTCCTGGCAGGAACTACAAGACGATGACGGCCATGAGAGACATATAGTCTTGGTGAATGACACTCACATGTTGTCCTCACGTTGCGGTGCTTTTAAGAGCAACCATGTGCACATACTGGATGTGACTTCTGTCCTTCAAAGAGCTTACCTGAATGTGCAAGGCAGTGCTATCTTTAGGTGGCTCACATCTCTTGGCTTTGATAGAGCATCCCTGCCTGTTAAAAGCGAGACATTTCAAACGTCACGTACAGCAGCAGCTCAGAATGATGACTCCTACTTTGCCACAAAGACAGTGTGCCAAGTGGTTTTAGAGCACACCTGCCCGGTGTCTGATATCCCTCTAGTGGCCAGGCCCAGACAACTCTTCAAAAACCGCCACGTTTACATAGTGACGGGAGGTCTCACCGGTTTAGGCCTTGAGACAGTGAAGTTCATTGCCAGCAACGGCGGAGGTTATATAGTGACGTTGTCCAGACGCATGCCGACCCATGAAACACAATCTGAACTGGATCTTATTCAAGGAAGGTATGGCGTCATCATCATGAATGTCCAGtgtgacgtctctgtgctgcagCAAGTAGTGGACGCCATCTCCAAGATTGAAGGACGATTCAGTTGTTGTCCCATTAAAGGTGTGTTTCACAGTGCTGCGGTGCTCCACGATGCACACATTGACACCCTCAATGAGGCGCTCCTGCTGAAGGTGCTGCAGCCCAAAGTGAGCGGCGCCCTAAATCTTCACCGTGCAACACTGACAAAGAAACTTGACTTCTTTGTGTGCTACTCCTCCATCTCTTCAGTCGTGGGCAATGAGGCCCAGTCAAACTATGCAGCAGCAAATTCATTCCTTGATGCCTTCTGTCATTACCGCAGAAACCTCGGCCTGGCTGGACAGTCCATCAACTGGGGGCCTTTAAACCTCGGCCTTCTGCTCAACAAACATCACCTCCAAAACCTCCTGAAGGCGAAAGGATTGATGGTCATGGATGCGTGCGAGTTTCCCGAAACTCTCGCAGAGGTTTTACTCACGAACAGACCCCAACAGCTCATTTGCAAGTTcaactttaaaaatatttgttcaCAAAACAACTCACTGAACGAACGACTGTGTACCTTAGTAGAGGACAAGCTGGGACTTCTACAGACGTCTTCCCTGCATGGAAACGTCAGACGTATCGTCAGTGATGTAAGCAATTTTGGGGAGGACGAGCTGGATGACGACGTCACTCTGGGAGCTCTGGGAATCGACTCCATGTTGGCCATGACGCTGCAGAGTAAGATATACAAGGAGATGGGCATTAACATACCTTTAGTTAGGATATTGGAGCCAAACACTACAGTGGCTACTTTGGAAACACTTGTGATGAACAATTAATATTAAATGAAGCATCAGAACATACCAACACCTTCAGACTGTTGTGTTTGTATGAAAAATGTCTGGCATGTGCAATAAAAACAAGGACAATGTTTCCATGACTACAATTAGACATTTATTTGTCACAGTATAATAAAGTGCTTTCATGTTAACACTTAGTTTGTCACTTCATTTATTGAAACAACTAAACAAAGTTGTACAAACAAAACTATAATACATAACTGTACAATGAGTGTATATTTCATGAACATGTTTTTAAGTCCATGGTCAGTGTCCTTTGTTTAATTGTACCCATAAAGCTGGTAATCATCATCAGTGgtgataaaaaaatgtttccatgTCTGTTATCTCTACAGAACCATGAGACCTTGAAATAATCAGGACTGCAGAGACaattgatatttaaaaaaatatttttaaactggCTTTTACTGATCATTTCAAACTTTTTAGATTCTTATTGTCAATATttttgtgcgtgcgtgcatgtgttgTTTTTAAAGCGCTTGTGTTGCAACTTGCCTAAGTATGAAAAGTAGTacattaacaaagttttaatttaatttgagatGGACAACATCAGTCAGCACACACTTAATAACATTTCCTACATGTCAACAGTGATCAAGCTTAGAATTTGGTGGAAAAAGTGCTCTCGTCAGTTGAAAGTTGATCTTCAGTTCCGTCTCCGTTCCCCTCACTCAAGATGACCATCACTGTCGACAGCGTGGCGTTAGGGTCCAACAGTTTCACCAAAGGCACATTGATACCACGGTCCTGATAGATGAGGTTTTGCAGCGTCATGGCCTGCATGGAATCGATGCCGAGTGACGAGAACGGAGTGTCGTCTTTCACTGTGTCCACCTCCAAGCCTATGGTTTTAACGATCAGTGAATTGAGGTAATCCCTTGCCGGGACTTCCACAGTGTTTCTGTTTTCCGTGTCGAACTCTCTGGACTTTTGAAAAGCTTGCTCTACCAGTGCGGAGAGCCGCATAGTCAAAGCGGCGTTCTGAGAGAGCACATTGAAGCGGATGTTTCTGAAGTGAAAGCGGCACACGGCCTGTTGGGGTCGGTTGAGGAGCAAGCACTGCTCCAGGCTTTTGTGGATCTCGGCAACCTTCAGCACCATCATGCCCTTGGCCTCCAGGAACCGATGGAAGAACTCCTTGTTCAGCAGTAGCCCGAGGTTCAGAGCTCCCCAGTTGATGGACTGTCCAGACAGTCCCAGCTTCCGCCTGTACTGACAGAACAAGTCCAGGAATGTATTTGCTGCCGCGTAGTTTGTTTGTGACGCATTTCCCAGAAAAGCTGATATGGAGGAGTAACAAACAAAGTAATCTAACTGACAGCTCAGTGTTGCATGGTGCAAGTTAAGCACACCATTCACTTTGGGCTTAAAAACTATCTCATAGAGGGATCTATCAAGGGCTTCAATCAGCCCATCATGCAAGACCACCGCACTATGAAACACTCCTCTGATTGGATAACCCTTGAACTTTAAATGGATGTCACTCACAACTTTGAGCACTTGCCCAGACACGGATATGTCGCACTCCATGCTGACGATACTGTTGCCGCACTGCTTCTCAACATTGCAGATCTCTTGCTGCACCTCTGCCGAGGGCTTACTCCTGGAAAGGATGACGACAAACTCGCCTCCCCTTTGCGAGATAAACTTGACTGTTTCAAAGCCCAGCCCGGTCAGACCGCCTGCTACGATGTACACCGCTTTCCTTCGGAAAATCTGCTTTTTTGTGGGCCGCAGCGGAATGTCTGACGTTGATGAGGGGGAGCCTTTTTCTAGAGCCACAACAGCCAGGTTCTTTGCTCTGAAATAGGACTGTGAATAAAGGTTGTGGATTTTCTCAGATGTGACATTCTGAAAGGTAAAACTTGCTAAACTAAATTTTTTAGTCAGGTTTAAAGACTTGAGCAAGTGATAAACACGCAGCCTTCGAGCACTTAGTGATCCTTTTTGTAGGATAACCGGTAGGTTAATTGTTTGCACATGGACACTTTCTTGGAAACTCTGGAGCACATCTTGGGTCACCAAAAGCTGTGTTTGGTATTCACGAACAAGGACAACATTCTGGACACCAGGAAAGTTGCATACTTTAATCATCAAGGATTCATCATATGGAGGCAGGACTATGAGTGCACCCATTTCACTGGCATCTATAAAGGAGCCGTTGCACTGTGTTCCAACAATAACGGTCCATCCTAATTTCTGAGACACAAGTGCCAAAACTTTCACCAGAACAGAATCAGGAACTAAAGACACAATGCCCAGATTTTGCTTGGCTCTTGGCAAGAGTCGATACAGTATCTCCCATGCCAGCACAAAGTAGGACAGACAGGGTGTTGATTGAAGGAAGGGGAGGCGTTTGGTGCTGTAACAAACCTCCTGCGGAATCCTCACCCTACTGGCTGCCACCACAGGGTAACAAGAAGCCACAGAATCACCCACTTTTAATTTCTTAACCTCTTTTCCAACCCCTGTAATAATGCCACTGAAATCTAGCATGAGTAGCTTATGGTTCTGTAAGGAGTGTGTGTTCCAGTACAACGTCTGGCCAAAGTTCAAATGTGAGGTGCTCACAGGAAAGTAATCAGACGAGTGGACACATACTTTGGTGGGCTGAATTTCAACAGAAGTATCACTTATTTGTTCGGCTTCAGTGTCAAAGTGAACAGCAGTTAGCCGGCTTATTTTAAAAGCGTCAACAGTCTGAAGGACGCAAGGTTCAGACATGCTGGAGGTGAAACTCCCTTCAGAGTTTTCAGTTAATTCAGGAGGGGTACGCTTGATAGAAGGTTTGAGAATGACCCCGTCTTTCACCACCAGTTCTGGATACTTGCTACAAGGATAAGCTCGTAGGACCTCAGAGAGGGCTGCAATGTCCTTAGCAGAGACAGAGCTTATGTCAACCAATTGGAATGACAGTTCTGGTATCTCTGCAGCAAACGAACGAGTCATACCGACAATGGCAAAGCCTGGATTGACGTGATCGACTGTGAGCTCAGATGAACAGTAGGTAATTGCTCGGATGGAGTTTGGAAAGCGAATTCGCTTGAGCTCTAGGATGACTTGTCTAAACATTTCGCAGCAGTTGGTCAGATTCTCCAGGATGACATCGGGCGTAAGTGAGTTAAGGTTCTCTTTGCCCCACAGGAACAAGACCTCATCAAAGTTGTCCTCAATGTTTGTGATATTGAGGTTTGACAACAGAGTCGGAAAGTCACTGCTCAAGAGGTCTTCCGCATTTGAGAAGGAGATGTAGCGAGATCTGGAGTCCAAGTTTTGCTGTAGGCATTTTGAGATACCCATGCTGTCAGAGAAGACCAACGCTTTCAGAGGTGGATCATTTGTGATTCCCTCGGAAATTACGCTGTAGTGGTTATGATAGAAGTACTCCTCAACCACATGAGAACGACTGCCAAGGTATTTGATTAACACATCCCTCACCTCAACCAAGACGTTGCCATCTCTATCTGCAAAGCACCCACAGACCTCAAAGTGGTCCGCACCAACGTCGGTAGCCCTCAAGTAGACAATCATCTCATCTTGCAAGGGCTCTGACACTGTCAAACTTCCGATTTTGGCAGGGAAGCCCGGTCTATCGGCAAAAATGTGCTCTACTGTGACCGGGAGAAGCTGCATGAGAAAGTCCAGCACGACGGGATGAACACAGTAGTCGTGCAGCTGAGGAAGAAGTTCCTGTTGAACTGTGACAACAGCATAGGCCTCTTTCAAATCTTCCCCATAGTGAACATTGGCTTTGTTCTGAAAGACATCTCCATACTGAAAGCCCCCCTGGGAGAGATAGCCATAAAATTCCTGATAGGTCACAACAGATGTGCATCTTTTGTAGATGCTATTGAGGTCAATGCGCTGCTCTTCCACTGGTCGCTCTTTCTTCACTACCACCGTGCCTGATGCGCATGTGGCTGAGGACGAGAACACAGTGAAGCTGGTATTGTTCTCTTTTTGCTTTAGTTGCACCTTCATCTCTGGAGAATTTGGTGTAAGAATAAATGGGCTGTGAAAATTGACACTAAGCTGCAGTGTATTGAGGGGGACCTTCGGTTTGGCACAGGCCATGAATGCAGCTAAGCCCAGCTCGGCATAGAAGGACCCGGGGATGATGGGTactttgttgtgtttgtgttcttTCAGGTAGAAGACAGAATCAGACACCACGTCACAAAGCAATGTGTTCTTTTCACTTCCTGTGGCGCAGAGCAATGGGTGAGTACTCATTGTGTTTTTCTGAGCACCTTTAATGATCACATCCCTGTCCGAGCAATCAAATTGGTATTTTGGGAAGGGCAGCGGCACTGTCTCATATCCCGCATAAAAGGTGTTCCAGTCTACCTGGACACCGAGTTCAAAGAGCTTAGAAACAACGGACAGGAGTGTCTCGTGGTCTTTGTCTGGCTGCAGCGAGGCAACGACAGCTACGTCGTTCCCCAGAGTTTCCATGATATTCCTCTGAAGAGCTCTCCGTGGACCCACTTCTAAAAAGACTAAACTTTTCTGGCCTCCACTTGCTGATCTGACTGCCTGCTCAAAAGCAACTGGCTCACGAATATTCCTCGCCCAGTAATCACCTGAGCAGAAATCCCCCTGCTGTGCCTCTTTACCTGTCACGGTTGAGAACAGCTGCGTGCTAAGCTCATTCTCCTCTAAAGAACCGATTGCTTCCCTGATTTTTGGCAGAATTGGATTCATCATGTGGCTGTGATAAGCAGCAGAGACCTCTAGCACCCGGATGAAGAGGTTCTGACTGTTAGCTGAACTGCTTAGCTCTTCCTGGAGGTTTTCTATTGCATCTGCATCCCCAGACAAGGTGCAAGACTGCGGGCTGTTGAAAGCAGCAAGACAAATTCTTCCAGAGTAACGCGATAGAAGAGCTGTGACCTCTGACACGGCCATATTGCTGACCACCAGCATCTTCCCCCCAGTTGCTTTGGTCTGGAGAACGCTGCGGAAGTAAA
It includes:
- the LOC133629909 gene encoding phenolphthiocerol/phthiocerol polyketide synthase subunit C-like isoform X1 — its product is MDEAEDSIAVVGIGCNFPGGEGLDNFWKVLVNGRNCSVLIPKERFELSSWYDPDDNKAGKSRTAKAALLDGFNQFDHKFFGISDSEVEQMDPQQKQLLQCVYRALENAGIPMEKASGTRTGVFFGLMNRDYETNAAHVHPRVINHWTGTGLAMSIAANRVSYIFNFTGPSLSIDCACSSSLVALHLACQAIKQGDCDMAVCGGVNCIFEPRVFVALSKAKMISPDGTSKPFSNKADGYGRGEGCGVVLLKPLTKALQDQDHIWGIISKTAVNQDGHSVSPITKPSLSQQEELLRRTYSERDITNVHYIEAHGTGTPVGDPTEAASISNVIAKAKAPGSAILRIGSVKSNIGHTESAAGVAGVIKVLLMMKHETIVPSVFFCEDTAGIDSRALNLHVPKEVEKWEATGARVAGVNNFGFGGTNAHAIVRQHMWSHSIKKNDGRQVKYFVMSANSPKSLMLTLENAITHLENNVDLDCLLYTAACRRSHFKHKYRRALMVSSLVDLREKLHAAVSRNTSPSLSDPKLVFVFCGNGVTYHGMGKQLLRHEPVFRDTIKQISEAYQRLSVLNILDTLESEHEHGDYNAPHVVQPLLFAIQVGVATLLKCWGVKADAMLGHSVGEVSAAHCSGLLSLEDALKVIYFRSVLQTKATGGKMLVVSNMAVSEVTALLSRYSGRICLAAFNSPQSCTLSGDADAIENLQEELSSSANSQNLFIRVLEVSAAYHSHMMNPILPKIREAIGSLEENELSTQLFSTVTGKEAQQGDFCSGDYWARNIREPVAFEQAVRSASGGQKSLVFLEVGPRRALQRNIMETLGNDVAVVASLQPDKDHETLLSVVSKLFELGVQVDWNTFYAGYETVPLPFPKYQFDCSDRDVIIKGAQKNTMSTHPLLCATGSEKNTLLCDVVSDSVFYLKEHKHNKVPIIPGSFYAELGLAAFMACAKPKVPLNTLQLSVNFHSPFILTPNSPEMKVQLKQKENNTSFTVFSSSATCASGTVVVKKERPVEEQRIDLNSIYKRCTSVVTYQEFYGYLSQGGFQYGDVFQNKANVHYGEDLKEAYAVVTVQQELLPQLHDYCVHPVVLDFLMQLLPVTVEHIFADRPGFPAKIGSLTVSEPLQDEMIVYLRATDVGADHFEVCGCFADRDGNVLVEVRDVLIKYLGSRSHVVEEYFYHNHYSVISEGITNDPPLKALVFSDSMGISKCLQQNLDSRSRYISFSNAEDLLSSDFPTLLSNLNITNIEDNFDEVLFLWGKENLNSLTPDVILENLTNCCEMFRQVILELKRIRFPNSIRAITYCSSELTVDHVNPGFAIVGMTRSFAAEIPELSFQLVDISSVSAKDIAALSEVLRAYPCSKYPELVVKDGVILKPSIKRTPPELTENSEGSFTSSMSEPCVLQTVDAFKISRLTAVHFDTEAEQISDTSVEIQPTKVCVHSSDYFPVSTSHLNFGQTLYWNTHSLQNHKLLMLDFSGIITGVGKEVKKLKVGDSVASCYPVVAASRVRIPQEVCYSTKRLPFLQSTPCLSYFVLAWEILYRLLPRAKQNLGIVSLVPDSVLVKVLALVSQKLGWTVIVGTQCNGSFIDASEMGALIVLPPYDESLMIKVCNFPGVQNVVLVREYQTQLLVTQDVLQSFQESVHVQTINLPVILQKGSLSARRLRVYHLLKSLNLTKKFSLASFTFQNVTSEKIHNLYSQSYFRAKNLAVVALEKGSPSSTSDIPLRPTKKQIFRRKAVYIVAGGLTGLGFETVKFISQRGGEFVVILSRSKPSAEVQQEICNVEKQCGNSIVSMECDISVSGQVLKVVSDIHLKFKGYPIRGVFHSAVVLHDGLIEALDRSLYEIVFKPKVNGVLNLHHATLSCQLDYFVCYSSISAFLGNASQTNYAAANTFLDLFCQYRRKLGLSGQSINWGALNLGLLLNKEFFHRFLEAKGMMVLKVAEIHKSLEQCLLLNRPQQAVCRFHFRNIRFNVLSQNAALTMRLSALVEQAFQKSREFDTENRNTVEVPARDYLNSLIVKTIGLEVDTVKDDTPFSSLGIDSMQAMTLQNLIYQDRGINVPLVKLLDPNATLSTVMVILSEGNGDGTEDQLSTDESTFSTKF